The following are encoded together in the Blastocatellia bacterium genome:
- a CDS encoding transposase, which yields MKPYSNDLRHRIVEACESGKYSQGEVAELFQVSLATVKNFLRRKRETGSADALPHAGGNKPLLDEKARLFIRQSVAENNDLTLDELCQRVKAKHKKAVSLPTMSRLLQTLNLPRKKSRSTPPNETRRGSSRREPSTGN from the coding sequence ATGAAACCTTATTCCAACGACTTGCGCCACAGAATCGTCGAAGCCTGTGAAAGCGGCAAGTACTCACAGGGCGAAGTCGCTGAGTTGTTCCAAGTCAGTCTCGCCACGGTCAAAAACTTCCTCCGCCGCAAGCGCGAGACCGGCTCGGCTGATGCATTGCCGCATGCCGGCGGCAACAAGCCGTTGCTGGATGAAAAAGCCCGTCTCTTCATCCGGCAGAGCGTTGCCGAGAATAACGACTTAACCCTTGATGAGTTGTGCCAACGGGTCAAAGCCAAGCATAAGAAAGCCGTCTCGCTCCCGACCATGAGCCGCCTGTTACAGACACTTAATTTGCCGCGAAAAAAAAGTCGCTCCACGCCTCCGAACGAGACACGCCGCGGGTCCAGCAGGCGAGAGCCGAGTACCGGAAATTGA
- a CDS encoding HNH endonuclease signature motif containing protein, which yields MKKKTSARTPPRPLERDVLVEAGHRCAIPTCRQIPVEIAHIVPWARVKAHTFDNLIALCPTCHTRYDNGEIDRRAMLQYKANLSVLERFSVAFS from the coding sequence ATGAAGAAGAAGACATCTGCGCGAACTCCTCCGCGACCCCTTGAACGGGACGTACTGGTAGAGGCAGGACACAGGTGTGCTATCCCCACCTGTCGCCAAATACCTGTAGAAATCGCTCACATTGTTCCTTGGGCACGTGTAAAAGCGCACACATTTGATAACTTAATTGCTCTTTGCCCAACTTGTCATACACGATACGATAACGGTGAGATTGATCGCAGAGCGATGCTGCAATACAAAGCGAACCTCTCTGTTCTAGAGCGGTTTTCGGTTGCATTTAGCTAG